In Lolium rigidum isolate FL_2022 chromosome 3, APGP_CSIRO_Lrig_0.1, whole genome shotgun sequence, the genomic window GAATGAGAAGTATAGTGGTATGAAAAGTTGAATATTAATTAAAtgttaatgctacacatgttattTCTATGCGTGCACTCTTACCTTTGTGGCTGCAAATTTGTGGGTAAGACCATTATGGTTCATCCATGCTTTTGCTAAGGGATAATTTGATATTTCAGTGAGTACTGTTGGTCTGTAACTGTCTGAGTAAATGCCACTCCAAAGTGGGCATACACCATTTAAAACATAGTTGTAAGCCTGAAACTCTCGAACTTCAAAAAAATTGTGGTAGTGTGGATTCGACTGAGCATTACTGTTTGGTCTGCCGGAATGTTTCCAAACCACTGTCATGCATAAGCAGTTGCAGTATACTAGATGGACATGACATTCAAGGGATATTTTGAATCCAGAGTGGATATGAAGTTATTGATGCATGCAATCTTTTTTTTGGTGTCCCATTTTCTTGGGTGGAGTTCCTTTAATTCTTGTAGAGCAGTGTTTAAATGCACAATTCTGGTCACCACTGATCATATCGAAATATAATTGTTTTAAGTTTTTTTGGCAACTATATTTGGATTACCCTCCTATAAATGTTCAAACTCTTTTTCTGGTGTCCCATTTTCTTGGCTGGAGTTCCTTTAAGAGAAGTGCTTAAGTGCACTATTCTGGACATCACTGATCATATCAAAATAGAATTGTTTTAAGTTTATTGCCAACTATAATTGGATTACCTCCAATAAATGTTCAAAAGCTGCAATTTGTTGTATGCAAATCTGTCATTTTTGTAAGGAGCTACTTGAGTTGTAAAATTTCAGTTGATCCTTATATGTAATAATCATGGCTCGTATGAAACTCTGATAACTAGAACAGTGAATCTTGTAGTTCCCTTAGTAGAACTTTCCGAGATCAATCTAGATCTTTTCGCCCTCACCTTTTTTCTTTGATAAGTTCCTCATTGCTGCTCCTAGATACAAATATTCTGAGGCCTTGAACGCGCACATTTGTTTCTCCTGCATGCAGCTCACAGTGTTATTTTCTTCCAAACTCTGTTTCGATTGTATATCCTCAATGTTGATTCATTATTTGATGTACTTTTGTGGATAAAAGTTAATATCATCACTCTTTTTCAGAAGGAAGTGCTAGTgaatctgatgattataatgaaccACAAGATCCTGCTGAAGAAGAGACAGACGAGGATGAGAACATTTATTTTGATACAACAGATTTTCTTTCGTCAAGCTCTTTTAAAAGCAGTGGATCTGATTTCCAAAGATCTGAAGCTGGTTCAGATGACGAGGATGATTATCCAATGGATGGAATTGATCCTTCCATGAAGTCTGTTGGAATTAGTTATCCATACGTAAGAAGGCGTAAGAAGCTGCCAGATCCCGTTGAGAAAGAGAAGGGTGTGAGCCTGTGGTCAATGATCAAGGACAACATAGGGAAGGATCTTACCAAAGTCTGTCTGCCTGTTTACTTCAATGAGCCTCTTTCATCATTACAAAAATGTTATGAGGATCTCGAGTATTCCTACCTTATTGATCGTGCATATGAATGGGGCAAAAGGGTATTTCTCCTTCCTCCCATTTTTCAGCTTGGTCACGGGAGCATTTTGTATGCTTTTCCCATATGAAAGATCACATTTTATGAGTCTTACATCTCTCCTGTTGAATATTCAGGGGGATAGTCTTATGAGGATTCTTAGTGTAGCAGCATTTGCTGTTTCTGGTTATGCCTCTACGGACGGAAGGAGCTGCAAGCCCTTTAATCCCCTTCTTGGTGAGACCTACGAAGCAGATTATCCAGATAAAGGCCTCCGTTTTTTCTCAGAAAAGGTTTGGTTATGAACCTCTAAAAATTCATTAATATGAAGAACGAGTTCTTAGTGTTGGTTTAACATAGTTAGTTGATCCtaccgttctttttctcatagttTGCTAATTTGTTGTTGTAACTTTTTTGCGAGAAATATTTTTATACCTATAAGAATTCTTTAATACAAACCATCACCTGACTGTTCCTTACCACCAAATCTGTTTTATGTAGCATTACATGTGCCTTACCGGCATCAACTATACATTAAGATGACACGGGTTGACATACTTTTCAAATATGTATCCACTGTTTTTGCAACAGTAGCCCACTTTGCGTTTTCTGTTCGTAGATTACTGTAaggagtcgtttggaagccaggctttcatttcatttgtagcattttgaaatgaatacatgcatTCATTTCttttacattgtaattccagaaatggacacttgtttggttgtcacaggaattgcaaatgacagcataattcaatattgaatttgtaaatggcttccacaagaattgcaaatgacaggtctcagtttggaattgtgtttacccatggtgtcattttgctggatttcctaaatgaaatgatgaCCCAATTCTGtgacaaccaaacagcccacctatggaattccaaaatgaattccagaattccagacccaaatgatggataccaaacgacctctaagTTTTTTTACTGAATATTAAATAGATGGAGCATTAGAGCAGTATTCCACAACAACAAAATACTGCTCCAACTTAATAGCTCATGATTGACCATTCTAAGGCTCTTGTGTCATCAAATAGCCTCTCATTACCATGTGGTAGATGTGgtgagcaactaaacaattgttatacaaaaaaaatagCCTCTCATTGTAGACTCACAGATACCTGATGCTACTACAGATTTTCTTCAAGTATATTTCTATTTGTCTTTGCTCGTTGGTTCATAAAAGTACTTACCGCTTGGCAGGTCAGTCATCATCCTATGGTTGTTGCATGCCACTGTGAAGGAACTGGCTGGAGATTTTGGGCAGATAGCAACTTAAAGAGCAAGTTCTGGGGTCGATCCATTCAACTTGATCCTGTTGGTATGTTAACATTGGAGTTTGATGATGGTGAAGTTTTCCAATGGAGCAAGGTATTATGACCTAATTACCTACAGTCAGTCAAATATGTGAAATCATCTGACTGGAAATATACTATCACAGGTGACCACTTCCATTTACAATCTCATATTGGGCAAACTGTACTGTGATCACTATGGCACTATGCGCATTCAAGGCAACCGTGAATATTCATGTAAGCTGAAATTCAAGGAGCAGTCAATTATTGATCGCAACCCTCATCAGGTATTTAATAATTTGCTTGTATACTGGTTGTTCATATCTCATTGTTCTATCTATTTCTCCATTTAAGTAGCAATTTGTTTGTTGCTAAGATACACCTTTTCATCTGTTCTAGTTAAGGCAAGTGATGCATCTGTGCCTGTGGAAAGGCcttctttttttaaaaaatatgtgtATTTATTTCCTTCCGAAAACAGTGCGTTTTCAATGCTATGTTCAAAGTTTGGGAATCCTGGCCATCATAGAATGTAACTTGAAATGGTTGAGTATCTGTGTTATAGCCTCAAAACGTTGGGAGTTATACTGCATTAGTGTCAATGCATTTCTTGAACTACCAGTGTAAGTGAGATAGCTGATATGATTGTTCTTAGCTTCCATTCTGCTGTACAAGCTTTGTGACATACACTTTCGAGAAAATAAAGCAATATTTCACACAGTAAAATTAAATGGTATTTTGGCTCATGTAAATCATCTACTGAACTCAGAGGGCCGTTTGTCCATATGGTTTTATAGAACGGTATCAGCGTAAGATAAATAAAGTGCAGGGTGGGTATTTATCTAGAAAAGGAGTACTGATGTCATTCGCGTACCACCTACTCTTTGCGAATAAAACAGAGATAACTGAAAGCATAAGGCTCACTGGCTCACATCCCAATAGACACTAATTCTGATCACACCAATCAAACATATGACACTTTATTTTCCAACATTGTTCCCATCCCTTTGATTCCATCAACCAAACAACTCTAAAGAAAGGAATGATGCTGCAAGACTGCTGTTACTGTTGTTAGGTGTGGAGCCTAAGAGGTGGCAGCTTGTATCAATGACCTAAAGATACTGAAGTCTGAAACACATTAGTACATTACTGTTCATGTAGGCGATGGCCAATGCATTCTCCTTCCTTGTGTTGGTCAGCTAGAAAATGCAGTTAGTCTACATATATTAGGTTTCCATCATGAGTTAGTTTCCCCCCTTGTTTGTTGAATATTTTAGAAATAAATTTCTGTATTAGAGATGGCAGCCCGAAAATGCGGTAGGTGCTGTCTGTAATTGAAGCAAGTTTGAATTACAAaagtctcccagccgatgtgtatCTTCTAGCACCCCTCTTCAAGCAATTGACGTTTGTTTTCTTTCATCGTTCTGATATTTACTTTCATTGTAATATGGGTTGACAACAAGCTTTATCAGTTGAATAGTGTATGCACGTGCATCCATTAGGTGAAGAAAGTATGAAGACTCCATTTGACAACCCTTATCCTTATAAAAATAATTTGTCAATAATTTTGAAAAGACAATTGCACAATGTTTTTAGAAGGTCATGTTTTCATTCACAAAACACTAGATATTTTATGCCAGAGTACCTTACTCTGCAGTGCCATGTCTATGTACTTCTTAGATTATCTCAGCAGAGTTCAACCAACATATGTGCAGGTCCAAGGTGTTATTCAGGACCGAAGTGGTCGAACTGTTGCTACACTCTTTGGGAAGTGGGATGAAAGCATGCACTATGTGATGGGTGATTGCTTTGGAAAAGGCAAGGGATCAGAAAATTTCTCTGAGGCTCATTTGTTGTGGAAAAGGAGTAAACCGCCCAAGTTTCCCACTCGTTACAATTTGACTAGCTTTGCAATCACACTAAATGAACTTACCCCTGGATTGAAGGTATGTGTATCACTATTGCCTTCATATTGAAATTCACTCATACGGATATAGTGATATAGGCAGTACACTCGTACCATTGATCGATTTGTTTCTTCCAATCAACCTATATGCAGGAAAAACTACCACCAACAGACTCAAGATTGCGACCAGACCAGAGGTGCCTAGAGAATGGTGAATATGAAAGAGCAAATGCTGAGAAGTTGAGACTTGAGCAGAGACAACGGCAGGTTAGTTTATGACTTGAACCCATCACCTTTTTATTGTGGTAAACTATGGATAAGTCTATATAGGCTGCTTTGAATAATTTCATGTTCTCGTTCTCATATATATTCATTAGTTCAGATCAACTCTTCACGTAGTTATGTTGTGCAATTTGTGGATGGAACAAAATATGGCGTCCATGTTTGCGTAGATGGTCATGGATATGCTCACGCCAGTGACAAAATCCTTTGTGTTAGTACAAGATCCTATGCTCTTCACCACAAGGCTCCCATAGGGCTGCCAACTCGATCCTCTAAGGTAGCAGTAGAGATAACTTTTCTAAAATAGTTTGGATTAGATTGAGCTTGTTTCTATGTTACAATCCAGCAAACAAGGAAGCTGTACTGCCTTGTCCAGAAACCATCAACTACCATCTTTATTTTTCAAGGATACCCAGACTAGTCAACTGCCATCTAAAAAAAAGCAATAATTCAGAAACCTCCATTGAGATTGGCAAagaaatataataataataataattcatAAGATAATAAAAAGCACAAGATCCCGTGCTGTTCTACACTTAGAGCTGGAGACGACCCTTGCACTTATTTTTTATGTTGCTCCTTAGTCTTGTTAACCTGAGGAAGTTATGAATGAGACTGCCAGTATGCCTGATTCTTGTCCTTGCAACATGTTAGAGTACATGCAATTACCATGTTGTGCACATAATCGTGGGTTGTTTATTCCTGCTCGTGTCAGCCTACTTGTGTTTGTTCACACTATGTTTTGCTTGATAGATTACAAGAAATCAGAAACATTCCATTGGCAATGAAGTCCTAATGCTGGTTTAGTCGGTGCTACACTATATTTTTTCTAAAGTATTTCGGTTAAAAGCCAACTAAAAGTTCCTCATGGACCCCGCAGTTGACCGTGAGCCATGGAAAACGGAAACTATCCAGTTCATGTCAGCCCAAaagtttggcgaagaaaaattgggAGACATGAGAAATAGCTGCATAAATGCACAATTGTATACTTAATAAGTTTAGTCTGCTTAAATGATTTTGGAATTGAATACTGTGATCTAATGCACAATTTTTGAGCTCAGGAAGTTTGGAAGATTAAATCAGTTGAGCTTATTTCGATTGTTGACATGATTTGCTTATTTAGTTCTTCATGAATCATGTTATGATACCAACTATGCTGCAGGCACGGAAGATGCAGGAGAGCGGGTGGAAACCTCGGTGGTTTGCGAAGGATAAAGGTACAGACACGTACCGCTACCTTGGTGGTTACTGGGAATCCAGAGAAAATAGCAGCTGGGAAGACTGCCCTGACATTTTCGGACAACTTCCTAACGATTTAATGATAACTGACTAGATTCAAGTAGGTTATAGGTCTTATGGTTCTCTGATTTCTTCTTTTGGGATCCGTTGGTTCCATATTTTAGTGGTTTATAGTAGAGCAATTAAATGACTTTTGGCCTATAAGCCAAGGCTGCCCTTCAAATACATTGTTTTGCCGTACATAATAAGAGAGTGGTTCGTCCAAAATGTCACTTCGAATCATGTTTTCTTGTGAGAATGTTACTCCCACAAGTTCAGAGTGGTGTTATATAGGCCATTTGTGTATATTTGGATATGTAACTTGCATTGAAGAGCCAAAGAATATTAAAGCATGGTGCATCCATGTTGGTTTGCCCCAATGTTTATCTGTCATTGGCAGCGATATGCTAGTTTAATTTTGCTTGGTATTGTGATTAAAAGCTTTATCAAGCTGCCATATTGATTCGGTAAATCTTTTAGTTTGTTGCCTtctcctttttgtttcttttttgtttgatGGCGTATCTGTCTTGCTTAGTACCAAAGAAAAACATTCACTTATCTAGATTTTCTGCATatcagttttttttaaaaaatattatcTGTTGAAGTGGAACTTTGAAGTTTCCTTATATCTCGCATATTTAATTACAATGATTGTagcaactaagttttttttagtgGAAATTCTAGAAACTAAGTTGTAGTACAAAAATTCTGAGATTTGGCTTATACAAACAGCATGGCTCTCTTCTCTCGGCTGTAAGATTGGCTGCATCACTGCATCCTCCTCGATTTATAATATATTTTTAGTGAGTCATCCTTTGGAAACTTGCAAAGCAATCGCTGCCAACCGCTGATGTTCTCCATCACAGAAACATGGCGACTCATAGAGCTTGCGCCTTGTGCGGGCTACTGGCTCGTGGAGGGTTGATTGAGTGCTATATGGGGAGGAGTGTTTGGGCCGACAAAGGTGGCGGTAGCACTGTGGGCTATATGGCATGCGCGAAGGAAGGCGCTGCATGAAGAAATCTTCCAAAGCCCCTTGTCCACCTTCAGCTTCATTAACAGATTCATTCACTACATGTCTGTATTTAGCGAGCCCGCGAAGCAGAAGCCAGGTGGTGTGCCACCGTTTGCTAGATGGATGCCTCCGCCATTGGGAATGACCAAAGTAACTGTTGATGTAGCTTTATCTAAGAATGGAGGAACGGCGTCAGTCTCAGCCGTTGCACGTGATGATACGGGCATGTTCAGCAGCCCGGCGAGAGGGACTTGCCTAGTGACCTGAACCTGCGGCCAGTTCGTTTGACGAGCGATTGTGCTAACGTGGTACAGACTGTGTTCTAACAGGCGAAACCATGCAGAGACGGAGCTAGCAGGGGTTAGCTAGGGCGATGGTCCCCCTATGCTGAAATTTTTACTGAAAAACTCACTATAAATTATGCAGATTGTCCTCAAAATTTGTTAGAAATTGCCTATATGGCCCCCCTCCAACAAACATAATGTTCAACGGGCCTTCTCTAAGTTATTTTCCTGGCTTCGTCCCAGGAAAGTACTCCAATTGCTAATCTATTGTATCTCCAATTGCTAATCAGCCTACTCAGCGGAGCAAAATGACTAACAATGAAGAACTGTAACACACGATTTTACTCAAATTACACATCATAGAAGTGGGATCTTCAACGTGAAAAATAATTGCCTACTAAATCAAGAAAGTGGATATCGTTGAACCATATCTTTCTTCAATGCGAAAAATAATTGCGTACAAAATCAAGAAAGTGGATATCATTGAACCAAATCTTTCTTCCGCAGAGTAACTTCTTTGCCAGGGCTCGTTTCGATGCTGTTGCCAGACGATCGACGAGATGCATGCATGCGCAGCGCTGGGCTCGAGGCGGAGACCAAGAATGACACAAGGGCGGAAAGGCCACTCCGAGAAGGCAACGGACGCTCGCATTCGATGATCGTGCCTGACTGACTCGACATGCAGATCTATGGATGCAGTGCGCTCGAAACAGTTGCGCCGCCGCGTATTTGCCGATGTGACAGGGCATTTTCTTGCCGTGGCAACGCCCGTCTCACCTGAGACGATTC contains:
- the LOC124703986 gene encoding oxysterol-binding protein-related protein 1C-like; this translates as MHPFCCVPPVSVSPAASSSATAAAETSAAAGLPAAMPPPPPPPSMPTPRSSSTATPGERRVRLSGASVVGGGGSTSPPEGVKLNEIVGGGISGVLYKWVNYGRGWRPRWFALSDGVLSYYKIHGPDRILLSRDTDRAAKVIGEDSLRRLARPSTSSSSSSSAPHSNGHHNPPRKPLGEIHLKVSTVRESRSDDRRFSIFSGTKRLHLRAETREDRAVWLEALRATKEMFPRMSTSEMVGPGDTAAAAAVSTERLRQRLQQEGVGEAAIADSERIVRAEFEALHKQLVLLKQKQALLLDTLRHLETEKVDLENTLVDESQRQSKEYGSASRPRNEKYSEGSASESDDYNEPQDPAEEETDEDENIYFDTTDFLSSSSFKSSGSDFQRSEAGSDDEDDYPMDGIDPSMKSVGISYPYVRRRKKLPDPVEKEKGVSLWSMIKDNIGKDLTKVCLPVYFNEPLSSLQKCYEDLEYSYLIDRAYEWGKRGDSLMRILSVAAFAVSGYASTDGRSCKPFNPLLGETYEADYPDKGLRFFSEKVSHHPMVVACHCEGTGWRFWADSNLKSKFWGRSIQLDPVGMLTLEFDDGEVFQWSKVTTSIYNLILGKLYCDHYGTMRIQGNREYSCKLKFKEQSIIDRNPHQVQGVIQDRSGRTVATLFGKWDESMHYVMGDCFGKGKGSENFSEAHLLWKRSKPPKFPTRYNLTSFAITLNELTPGLKEKLPPTDSRLRPDQRCLENGEYERANAEKLRLEQRQRQARKMQESGWKPRWFAKDKGTDTYRYLGGYWESRENSSWEDCPDIFGQLPNDLMITD